From one Scophthalmus maximus strain ysfricsl-2021 chromosome 19, ASM2237912v1, whole genome shotgun sequence genomic stretch:
- the LOC118313666 gene encoding uncharacterized protein LOC118313666 isoform X2, whose amino-acid sequence MTLCLNECLRAVGLQHHYARFTSMGVQSAAHLSALTMEDYPILGIHTMEDRTRLFHIVQMVKTLDLESFQYKDGEDYGTDGGDEGYAVVDSSFTHHGYGDPNQDKYDDEEAATVPSSVRRRLDFSCETIDHHDKLPSPPTNSVHVCKTHNGNDVPVQGKGPATPLQLELDSGIAVLYGCKGNNNHRTDTHSRPSNHRTGGDTKPDTIGGIAMYNSHTRLSPKCVSFHKQKPGPATVEPKRFNSKPIGHKDRRRISKKEKHYTEIGSNGASGHMAEPTPIYELKRTVGYNYGLPPSSPPAQNKKQDGEQRIIVCVRKRPLTRAERRRGEADVVTASGAECVIVHEGKEAVDLTQYILQHRFYFDQVFGEESSNEEVYQRTAYPLVQHMLNGGKATYIAYGQTGAGKTHTMLGSSTARPGLYALAALDIFAHLSTSHMHSPLLVYVSFFEIYCGQLYDLLDHRKRLFAREDGHKMVHIAGLRDVRVDSVSSLLEVISQGTEERTQGMSGVNPLSSRSHAMMKIQLRGPNQQIAGRMWFVDLAGSEKASDTKEPDRQSRMEAAEINQSLLALKECIRSLDQEQSHTPFRQSKLTQVLKDSFVGDSMTCMIANISPGHLATEHTLNTLRYADRVKELRGHGGLRGGRRAKTIPSPKHNLSNSSNVGTRGRSPPKKQKLGRGKEAFGPTAPITRLSTGDTYLCSTPKNSRWGAETGAMGRKGTGLEHITPIRGWLGMNDMMHRKVEADERNVRRRENQRYGGFTSQSGNDQNIREPGIHQREKDKQQSTLKGGRQEERGWLQQRRQVEHSRDKVIDIENLRDKDLHKVDERDKERQRHLRRYHQQLQEFMSSSSSTSVNLLSSSTCPSFPSSNQASLHLSGSSSTCSPLRRDSRLLSSAPMYHGLEDVLDAYRAGVAVRADGYRGQLPFPSAEIAMQSCKLSQCCNNNDSQGDSGGVGEHWRVPWERTEARLEQDRGESDKRRTVGATAEVRLKGEDKKPAGKEGGERRWASLSIEQEDRVTGAMPTNVAAQVSHSCHSEDRRKMGEERLVPADDRVYGAWSTERAGGHHFLESPLQQAPAERPLSPAVEDINTLLTPNKLSDLSLESKRARCIPNTLPLLMQNAQFTNAPSTTQPLSTSITQIIYKIPSEPLKELCGNPVYAQVHNHTDVKAKMSGSHHDETYADTVSDIIAPLSISLLQVDQQVTRASFIQGEQKNLSPCLLENEKGEKIRREVEEECHTCAEMMGKVEVAEDIDVCQSFLELAQAKTHYHPTSNPAINHTDRGKDNRATYENCRIGRTKPPMPDIMLVSLKDQKNSQKPQTIPVLGKKAPASPLKPSTCDSMQTSVMQSNSPSDQQFDNMQSSSSHNLIQNRATHMPTENTHNMHKYKRDTLNLIPQSESVLDQFHILHSNHSSNNSLQPNSSAESNIQESKIKQQIKPIMPLATLEDMDYAQCRVVQAHWEQFEEMEALCHKEGTLLCQQPDMAFGEYVHKLEEIMERKAWCVHSMRAQLQPYLKPSHSNQTHNQ is encoded by the exons atGACACTTTGCCTGAATGAGTGTCTGCGAGCGGTTGGGCTCCAACATCACTATGCCAG GTTTACCTCCATGGGAGTTCAAAGTGCAGCCCACCTTTCAGCACTGACCATGGAGGACTATCCCATCCTGGGAATCCACACTATGGAGGACAGGACTCGACTCTTCCATATAGTCCAAATGGTCAAAACTCTCGACCTGGAGAGTTTTCAATATAAGGATGGTGAAGATTATGGAActgatggtggtgatgaaggCTATGCTGTAGTGGATAGTAGTTTTACACATCATGGCTATGGAGATCCAAATCAAGATAAATATGATGACGAGGAAGCAGCCACGGTACCATCAAGTGTTCGCAGACGGCTTGATTTCAGTTGTGAAACCATTGATCATCATGATAAGTTACCTTCTCCTCCCACAAACTCAGTTCATGTCTGTAAAACTCATAATGGAAATGATGTGCCAGTCCAGGGCAAAGGGCCGGCCACACCTCTGCAGCTTGAGCTTGACAGTGGGATAGCTGTCTTATATGGCTGCAAAGGGAACAACAACCACAGGACAGACACCCATAGTCGTCCATCGAATCATCGTACAGGAGGAGACACCAAGCCAGACACCATAGGAGGAATTGCCATGTACAACTCTCACACCAGGTTATCACCAAAGTGTGTCTCGttccacaaacaaaaacccGGGCCTGCAACAGTGGAACCAAAGAGGTTCAACAGCAAACCAATTGGGCACAAAGATAGGAGAAGAATCTCcaagaaggaaaaacattacACAGAAATAGGCAGTAATGGGGCTTCAGGACACATGGCTGAGCCAACACCCATTTATGAATTGAAAAGAACCGTTGGCTACAACTACGGACTACCACCGAGTTCCCCTCCTgctcaaaacaaaaa ACAAGATGGAGAACAGCggattattgtgtgtgtgaggaaaaggCCTCTGACTcgtgcagagagaaggagaggggaagcAGATGTTGTGACAGCTTCAGGCGCAGAGTGTGTTATTGTCCATGAAGGCAAAGAGGCTGTGGATCTCACACAATACATACTACAG CACAGGTTCTACTTTGACCAGGTTTTTGGAGAGGAGAGCTCCAACGAGGAGGTGTATCAAAGAACAGCATATCCTCTGGTCCAACACATGCTCAATGG AGGCAAGGCCACTTACATTGCATATGGCCAGACAGGTGCAGGGAAGACTCACACCATGTTGGGTTCATCCACTGCGAGACCAGGGCTGTATGCACTTGCAGCCCTGGACATTTTTGCACACCTGTCCACCTCGCACATGCACTCTCCCCTGCTGGTGTATGTCAGTTTCTTTGAGATCTACTGTGGTCAACTCTATGACCTGTTGGACCACAGgaaaag GTTATTCGCCAGGGAGGATGGACATAAGATGGTTCACATTGCAGGCCTGCGTGATGTCAGGGTGGACTCAGTCAGCTCACTGCTGGAG GTGATTTCACAGGGTACCGAGGAGCGCACACAGGGGATGAGTGGCGTAAATCCACTTTCTTCTCGTTCTCATGCCATGATGAAAATTCAGCTAAGAGGTCCAAACCAGCAGATAGCTGGCAG AATGTGGTTTGTGGACCTGGCAGGAAGTGAAAAGGCGTCAGATACCAAAGAACCAGACAGGCAGAGTCGTATGGAGGCAGCTGAGATCAACCAGAGTCTTTTGGCT CTTAAAGAATGTATCCGGTCCCTTGATCAAGAGCaatcacacacacctttcaGACAAAGCAAATTAACGCAG GTTTTGAAAGACTCATTTGTTGGTGATTCAATGACATGCATGATTGCCAACATTTCACCTGGTCACTTGGCGACCGAACATACACTTAATACACTGAGATATGCTGAtcg GGTGAAGGAGCTAAGGGGACATGGAGGGctaagaggaggaagaagggccAAGACGATACCCTCCCCTAAACATAACCTGTCCAACAGCAGCAATGTGGGCACCCGAGGGAGAAGTCCCCCTAAAAAGCAGAAATtggggagaggaaaagaggctTTTGGTCCCACCGCACCAATCACAAGGTTGTCCACAGGGGACACATATCTCTGCTCCACACCCAAGAACAGCAGATGGGGAGCGGAAACAGGTGCAATGGGCAGAAAAGGGACTGGACTTGAACATATTACACCAATTAGAGGCTGGCTGGGAATGAATGACATGATGCATAGGAAGGTGGAAGCAGATGAAAGAAATGTTAGGAGAAGAGAAAACCAAAGGTATGGAGGATTTACCAGTCAATCTGGTAATGACCAAAACATCAGGGAACCTGGGATAcaccaaagagaaaaagacaaacagcaaaGCACTCTGAAAGGGggaagacaggaggagagaggatggttACAACAGCGAAGACAAGTGgaacacagcagagacaaaGTAATTGACATAGAAAATCTAAGGGACAAAGATTTACACAAGGTTGATGAAAGGGAtaaggagaggcagagacatcTGAGACGGTAtcaccagcagctgcaggagtttatgtcctcatcttcttccacGTCTGTCAATCTATTATCCTCTTCTACATGTCCGTCTTTCCCTTCTTCAAATCAGGCCTCTCTTCATTTATCTGGCTCTTCGTCTACCTGTTCTCCTCTTCGCCGTGATTCCCGTCTCTTATcttctgcccccatgtatcaTGGTTTGGAGGATGTTTTAGATGCGTACAGAGCTGGGGTTGCGGTTAGGGCTGATGGTTACAGAGGCCAGCTGCCTTTTCCCAGTGCTGAGATTGCCATGCAGTCTTGCAAGCTCTCTCAATGCTGCAATAACAATGATTCACAAGGTGACTCTGGTGGTGTTGGTGAACACTGGAGGGTACCTTGGGAAAGAACAGAGGCAAGATTAGAACAAGACAGAGGTGAAAGTGATAAGAGGAGGACAGTGGGGGCAACAGCTGAAGTAAGATTAAAGGGAGAAGATAAGAAGCCAGCTGggaaggaagggggagagaggaggtgggccTCGTTGTCAATAGAGCAAGAAGACAGGGTCACAGGTGCAATGCCAACTAACGTAGCAGCACAAGTGTCTCACAGCTGTCATTctgaagacagaaggaaaatggGTGAGGAAAGACTGGTTCCCGCAGATGACCGAGTTTATGGAGCATGGAGCACTGAGAGGGCAGGAGGCCACCATTTTTTGGAGTCACCCCTTCAGCAAGCTCCAGCAGAACGACCCCTCTCCCCAGCTGTTGAAGATATCAACACACTCCTGACTCCAAACAAACTAAGTGATCTCTCTCTCGAATCAAAACGTGCCAGATGCATCCCCAACACCCTGCCTCTATTAATGCAAAATGCACAATTTACAAATGCTCCGTCAACCACACAACCTCTCTCTACTTCCATCACAcagattatatataaaataccaTCTGAGCCCCTTAAAGAACTGTGTGGAAATCCAGTTTATGCTCAGGTACACAACCATACAGATGTCAAGGCCAAAATGTCTGGTTCACATCATGATGAGACTTATGCAGATACCGTGAGCGACATCATAGCCCCCCTCAGCATCTCTTTGCTTCAGGTGGATCAACAGGTCACTAGAGCCTCGTTCATCCAGGGGGAACAGAAAAACCTCTCACCCTGTCTGCTTGAGaatgaaaagggagaaaaaatcaGGAGGGAAGTGGAAGAAGAGTGTCACACATGTGCAGAGATGATGGGTAAAGTTGAAGTGGCTGAGGACATAGATGTTTGTCAGTCTTTTTTGGAGCTGGCACAAGCAAAGACCCACTACCACCCCACCTCTAACCCAGCAATCAATCACACCGATCGAGGAAAAGACAATCGTGCAACATATGAAAACTGTAGAATAG GTAGGACAAAACCTCCCATGCCTGACATTATGCTGGTCTCTCTCAAAGACCAAAAGAACAGTCAGAAACCGCAAACAATACCAGTTCTTGGCAAGAAAGCCCCTGCATCCCCACTTAAACCCTCTACATGTGATTCTATGCAAACCTCTGTCATGCAGTCTAACTCACCCTCCGATCAGCAATTTGACAACATGCAGTCATCCAGCTCACACAATCTAATCCAAAATCGTGCCACCCATAtgccaacagaaaacacacacaacatgcacaaGTACAAACGTGACACTTTAAATTTAATACCACAGTCAGAAAGTGTTTTGGACCAGTTTCATATTCTACATTCAAACCATTCCAGCAACAACTCACTCCAACCAAACAGTTCTGCTGAGTCAAATATTCAAGAAAGCAAGATAAAACAGCAAATTAAACCCATAATGCCTCTGGCAACCCTGGAAGACATGGATTATGCCCA GTGTCGGGTTGTCCAGGCCCACTGGGAGCAGTTTGAAGAGATGGAGGCCTTATGTCATAAAGAGGGGACACTTCTGTGCCAGCAACCTGATAtg GCATTTGGGGAATATGTCCACAAGCTGGAAGAGATCATGGAGAGAAAGGCTTGGTGTGTCCACAGCATGAGAGCTCAGCTGCAGCCATATCTGAAGCCCAGTCACTCTAACCAAACACACAATCAGTGA